The following proteins are co-located in the Acidicapsa acidisoli genome:
- a CDS encoding glycosyltransferase family protein → MPNRPNRSILQIVSGFKPTIDGMGDFARRLGTALWQRSNLRSHFVVYRTPSKPFDSGEIHPNTFSYSAEPSASALIEEVDRLLRLEKFDCVLLHYGPYGYSRTGEPLEFVREMVEIAADTRMLVFFHELYASGMPWQRAFWTNRQQRESVDQLLSNASVAFSSNAKYMQRLEAMNKAGCELIKIPIFSNIGEPEALQPLKQRSRQMVIFGQLVTRNRLYREHRRVLENICRILRIEKVVDVGSGRSPDLPAALAGAEVRSTGWMDEDHLSELMADSIAGVVGYWPDVWEKSGIIAAYQAHALVPIVVELEPRNIPAPPYLPYVLAESISSFVSRDGSTTDAGMQQIADAAHAYYMRHQSVQRCADVIMGCTTVDA, encoded by the coding sequence ATGCCAAACAGGCCAAACAGGTCGATACTCCAGATCGTCTCAGGTTTCAAACCAACCATAGATGGGATGGGTGATTTCGCGCGTCGCTTAGGAACGGCGCTTTGGCAGCGTAGTAACCTTCGCAGCCACTTCGTTGTCTATCGCACCCCATCGAAGCCATTCGATTCCGGCGAGATTCACCCCAACACGTTTTCCTATTCCGCGGAGCCGTCCGCCTCCGCTCTTATTGAAGAGGTCGACCGGTTGCTGCGTCTCGAAAAGTTCGATTGCGTGCTGCTGCACTACGGTCCCTACGGGTACTCGCGCACCGGCGAGCCGCTGGAATTTGTCCGTGAGATGGTGGAAATCGCAGCCGATACACGCATGCTGGTTTTCTTTCATGAGCTCTACGCCTCGGGAATGCCATGGCAGCGGGCTTTCTGGACCAACCGCCAGCAACGGGAGAGCGTGGACCAGCTGCTGAGCAACGCCAGTGTCGCATTCAGTTCAAACGCCAAGTACATGCAGCGTCTGGAGGCCATGAACAAGGCCGGTTGCGAGCTGATCAAGATCCCCATCTTCTCCAATATCGGCGAACCGGAAGCTCTCCAGCCTCTGAAACAGCGATCGAGACAGATGGTGATCTTCGGACAGCTCGTTACGCGTAACCGGCTGTACCGGGAGCATCGCCGTGTGCTGGAAAATATCTGTCGAATATTGCGCATCGAGAAGGTCGTTGATGTCGGATCGGGGCGCAGCCCGGATCTCCCCGCCGCGCTCGCAGGCGCAGAAGTCCGCAGCACCGGCTGGATGGATGAAGACCATCTCAGCGAGCTGATGGCAGACAGCATCGCGGGAGTCGTTGGCTACTGGCCTGACGTGTGGGAGAAGTCCGGCATCATCGCCGCGTACCAGGCGCATGCCCTTGTTCCAATCGTTGTAGAACTGGAACCGAGAAACATTCCTGCCCCGCCCTACCTTCCCTACGTGCTGGCGGAAAGCATTTCGAGTTTTGTAAGCAGGGATGGCAGCACAACGGATGCGGGAATGCAGCAGATTGCCGATGCCGCTCACGCCTATTACATGCGCCATCAGTCGGTCCAACGCTGCGCGGATGTAATCATGGGTTGCACGACGGTAGACGCTTAG
- a CDS encoding aldo/keto reductase, which yields MEFTRIEGRNVSRIGLGTWAIGGLDWGAVPDSEAIATILHALEHGINLIDTAPIYGHGRAEELVGHAMRQHGQRDAFYIATKCGLRWDIPGRPGVFADSTASRLRQELEDSLRRLGTEYIDLYQVHWPDHLVPVEETAGVLAEFQREGKVRALGVSNFSISQMEAFRSVAPLASNQPPYNLFEREIDAEILPWCARNHVAVLTYSSLCRSLLGGRLTHDARFPDGDIRTADPKFQPPRFSQYLGAVHRLATLARDRYGKSVLELAARWVLDRPGVSVALWGARRPEQLNAVAGVLDWKLDEAAMAEIDQIVAESVTDPVGPEYLTPQVRR from the coding sequence ATGGAATTCACACGCATTGAAGGCAGGAACGTCTCCCGGATCGGATTGGGAACATGGGCAATCGGCGGCCTGGACTGGGGTGCTGTTCCGGATTCGGAAGCCATCGCGACCATTCTGCACGCGCTGGAACACGGCATCAACCTGATCGATACAGCGCCGATTTACGGCCATGGGCGCGCGGAAGAACTCGTTGGCCACGCGATGCGCCAACATGGCCAGCGGGATGCGTTCTACATTGCGACCAAGTGTGGCCTGCGCTGGGATATCCCAGGCCGCCCCGGCGTCTTTGCCGACTCGACGGCCTCGCGCCTTCGGCAGGAATTGGAAGACAGTCTGCGGAGACTGGGAACCGAATACATCGATCTCTACCAGGTGCACTGGCCCGATCATCTGGTTCCCGTGGAAGAGACCGCGGGCGTGTTAGCCGAATTTCAGCGTGAAGGCAAAGTGCGCGCCCTTGGCGTGAGCAACTTCAGCATATCTCAGATGGAGGCGTTTCGAAGCGTTGCGCCTCTGGCGTCGAATCAGCCGCCATACAATCTCTTCGAGCGCGAGATTGACGCGGAGATTCTGCCATGGTGCGCGCGAAATCATGTTGCCGTACTGACGTACAGTTCGCTATGCAGGAGTTTACTTGGCGGGCGACTTACCCACGATGCGCGTTTTCCGGACGGAGATATCCGAACGGCTGACCCGAAGTTTCAGCCTCCGCGCTTTTCTCAGTATTTGGGTGCCGTACATCGGCTTGCAACCCTCGCCAGAGACCGTTATGGCAAGAGCGTGCTCGAACTGGCAGCGCGATGGGTTCTGGACCGGCCCGGCGTGAGCGTCGCTTTATGGGGAGCAAGGCGGCCGGAACAACTGAACGCGGTCGCCGGAGTGCTGGACTGGAAACTGGACGAAGCTGCAATGGCGGAGATCGATCAGATCGTGGCCGAATCCGTCACCGATCCGGTGGGACCGGAGTATCTCACGCCCCAGGTGAGACGGTAG